The Carassius gibelio isolate Cgi1373 ecotype wild population from Czech Republic chromosome B12, carGib1.2-hapl.c, whole genome shotgun sequence genome has a segment encoding these proteins:
- the cdk5r1b gene encoding cyclin-dependent kinase 5 activator 1b: MGTVLSLSPSYRKAALFEDGPATVGHYTAVQNSKNAKDKNLKRHPLINVLPWKRIVAVSAKKKGSKKVQPNTGYQNNVSHLNNENLKKSQSCANLSAFTQDQSSPSNQGSKNSNNTASSVKKAPLSNSNVVPGTPKRVIVQASTSELLRCLGEFLCRRCYRLKHLSPTDPVLWLRSVDRSLLLQGWQDQGFITPANVVFVYMLCRDVVSSEVATEHELQAVLLTCLYLSYSYMGNEISYPLKPFLVETSKETFWDRCLSIINLMSAKMLQINSDPHYFTQVFADLKNESQKEEERSRLLIGLDR, encoded by the coding sequence ATGGGAACCGTACTATCACTTTCACCCAGCTACCGGAAGGCCGCCCTGTTTGAGGATGGCCCGGCCACCGTGGGCCACTACACGGCGGTTCAAAACAGCAAGAACGCCAAGGACAAGAACCTTAAGCGGCACCCACTCATCAACGTTCTGCCGTGGAAACGAATAGTTGCCGTCTCAGCTAAGAAAAAGGGGTCTAAGAAGGTGCAGCCTAATACTGGCTACCAGAACAATGTTTCTCACCTCAACAATGAGAACCTCAAGAAGTCACAGTCTTGCGCAAATCTCTCCGCCTTTACACAGGACCAGTCGAGTCCATCAAACCAAGGCTCCAAAAACTCCAACAACACAGCTTCCTCGGTCAAGAAGGCGCCTCTTTCCAACTCCAACGTTGTTCCCGGGACACCTAAGAGGGTGATTGTCCAAGCATCCACCAGTGAGTTGCTCCGCTGTTTGGGAGAGTTCCTCTGCCGGAGGTGCTACAGACTCAAGCACCTTTCTCCCACCGACCCAGTGCTGTGGCTCCGTAGCGTGGATCGTTCTCTTTTGCTCCAGGGGTGGCAGGACCAGGGCTTCATCACACCAGCCAACGTGGTTTTTGTCTACATGCTCTGCCGCGATGTGGTCTCCTCTGAAGTGGCTACGGAGCACGAGCTGCAGGCCGTGCTGCTGACCTGCCTCTACCTTTCTTACTCTTACATGGGCAATGAAATCTCATACCCTCTCAAGCCATTCCTGGTGGAGACCTCCAAAGAAACATTCTGGGATCGCTGCCTGTCCATCATCAACCTGATGAGCGCCAAGATGCTGCAGATCAACTCGGATCCTCACTATTTCACCCAGGTCTTTGCAGACCTCAAAAACGAGAGTCagaaggaggaggagaggagtcGTCTGCTCATTGGCCTTGACCGGTGA
- the psmd11b gene encoding 26S proteasome non-ATPase regulatory subunit 11B — protein MAAAAVVEFQRAQSLISTDRNASIDIFHSIVRRDVQDDDEEAVRVKEQSILELGTLLAKTGQAAELGGLLKFVRPFLISISKAKAARLVRSLLDLFLDMEAATGQEVELCLECIEWAKAEKRTFLRQALEARLISLYFDTKRYQEALQLGTQLLQELKKMDDKALLVEVQLLESKTYHALSNLPKARAALTSARTTANAIYCPPKLQAALDMQSGIIHAAGEKDWKTAYSYFFEAFEGYDSIDSPRAVTALKYMLLCKIMLSLPEEVQSLISGKLALRYAGRQTDALKCIAQASKNRSLADFEKALTEYTKELRDDPIINTHLAKLYDNLLEQNLIRVIEPFSRVQITHIAGLIKLSKDDVERKLSQMILDKKFHGILDQGEGVLIIFEEPPVDKTYEAALETIQNMSKVVDSLYNKAKKLT, from the exons ATGGCAGCCGCGGCAGTGGTGGAGTTTCAGAGAGCTCAGTCTCTCATCAGCACAGACAGAAACGCTTCTATTGACATTTTTCATTCAATAG TGAGACGAGATGTccaggatgatgatgaagaggcAGTTCGTGTCAAGGAGCAGAGCATCCTGGAGTTGGGGACTCTCCTGGCTAAGACGGGACAAGCTGCAG AGCTTGGTGGCCTGCTGAAATTTGTAAGGCCTTTCCTGATCTCCATAAGCAAGGCAAAGGCAGCACGGTTGGTGCGCTCTCTCCTGGATCTGTTTCTGGACATGGAGGCTGCCACGGGCCAGGAGGTTGAGCTGTGCCTGGAATGCATTGAATGGGCTAAAGCTGAGAAAAGAACCTTCCTCAGACAAGCCCTAGAG GCTCGACTCATTTCACTCTACTTTGACACAAAGAGATATCAGGAAGCCCTTCAGCTGG GTACCCAATTGCTACAGGAGCTGAAGAAGATGGATGACAAAGCTCTGCTGGTGGAGGTTCAGCTATTGGAGAGTAAAACCTACCACGCTCTCAGCAACCTTCCTAAAGCCAGGGCTGCCCTCACCTCAGCCAGGACCACCGCCAATGCCATTTACTGTCCCCCAAAGCTCCAAGCGGCTCTTGATATGCAGTCAG GCATCATCCATGCAGCTGGGGAGAAAGATTGGAAAACTGCCTACTCTTACTTCTTTGAGGCTTTTGAGGGCTACGACTCCATCGACAGCCCCAGGGCAGTCACTGCACTGAAATACATGCTCCTCTGCAAGATCATGCTCAGCTT GCCAGAAGAGGTACAGTCATTGATCAGTGGCAAACTGGCTCTGCGATATGCAGGGCGACAG ACTGATGCACTGAAATGTATAGCACAAGCCAGCAAGAACAGATCATTAGCAGATTTTGAAAAG GCCCTGACAGAGTACACTAAAGAGCTGAGGGACGACCCCATCATCAACACACATTTGGCCAAGCTTTATGACAATTTGCTGGAACAGAATCTCATTCGGGTCATTGAGCCCTTTTCCAGAGTACAG ATAACACACATAGCAGGCCTCATCAAACTTTCAAAG GATGATGTTGAGAGGAAACTGTCACAGATGATCTTGGACAAAAAATTTCatg GCATTCTTGACCAAGGTGAAGGAGTGCTCATCATATTCGAAGAGCCCCCTGTGGACAAGACTTACGAGGCAGCTCTAGAAACCATACAGAACATGAGCAAAGTTGTGGATTCCCTGTACAACAAGGCTAAGAAGTTAACATAG